From the Methanocaldococcus fervens AG86 genome, the window ACTCTAACGGTGTATTCCTATAATAATGCCTCTCTCCTCTAATTACAAATGCTCCTCTTTTTAAATACTCTCCACTTTCAGCAGTTTTTGATATTTGCTCTGGTTTAACCCAATAAGTGTCTATAGCTCCATATCCAAGTTTCCAAGCTCTTGAGTGGGAGACGGAGAATTTAGCAACCTCTTCAAGTGTTTCTTCATCAACCTCTCTTCCTTCAGTTTTTATGACTGTGAATGGAGCTCCCTGAATATCCGCGTGAAATACAATGTCATCTTTATCGGTATATTTTTTAATGATAATCTCATTTGTTATTGCATCCTTTCCAGCAATAACCAAAAATCCATTAATAACAGTCCATTTAAACTTTTCGTACCACTTTCTTTCTTTCCTTACTTTTTTCTTCATCTTTAACTTCTCTTTTTCTTTCAGCTCCTCCTCTCCTTTCTTTTTAAGCTCCTCTATTTTCTTTTTAGTTAGTTCGATAGCGTTTTCAATACCTTCAATTTTATTTTTAAGCTTTTTAGCTTTTTCATAATAGTTTTCAGCGTTTTCAAAGGCGTTTTTTCTTATATCTAATGAAACCCTTTCCTCTATAACCTTATCGTCAACCTCTGATTTTAACCTAATAACAATCTCTCCAACATTTTCATTTATATTTTCAATCAAACCTAAAATTGGATGTTCTTTATTTTCTCTAACTATCTTTTTTATTCTCGCCCAATCCATTTTTTCTCTTGCCTGTCTTATGGCACTTAAAAGCTCTTCAACAATTTGATAGTTTGCATAGATTAAATCCCCTTTAATTTGATTTTTCTCTGCATCCTCTTTATATTTTTTTAATGTATCCATTTGCCTTTTCAATATATTTTCCTGTTTCTCAATCTCCCTTTCAATCTTTGATTTTTCTTTTTTAACCACAATGTTCGTTAAGAATTTGGCAAAGTAATCATCAACTGCCTCTAAAAAGCTGTTATAATACTTTTTCTCCAAGCCATCATATTTTTTTAAATCTATAGGAACTACATCAAAATAACGGTCATCTTTTAAAACAATTTGTGGCTTTTTGTTGTTAAATATCTCATTAAATAGGTTTTTAGAAGCTTCAAAGAGATTTTTAATCTCATCTTCATTTAAATCCTTCTTTTTCTTATCTATTCCAGCCCTTTCACAAATCTCCTCAGCGTAAAGCCCACCAATACCAAAGATCCTTGATATTAATCTAACACATTCAACATCTTTATTATTTAAAAAGTAATCTTTAAAAACTTCATAGGCGATTGAGAAATCTAAATTATAGGGATTTAATGGCTTTTGAGGAGGGAACTTATATTCTTCCTTTGGAACGATTTTTCTTGTGCTCCATCTCTCAACTCTAAGTGGGGCTATAATTACATTCTCATTATTCAAAAATATAGCATTACCTTCTCCAAACAACTCAACAACTAACTTATAAATCCCCTCCTTTGTTTCAAAGTGGAAAATAACAATTCTATCAAAATTTACCTGCTCAATTTTCACTAATTTGGCATTTTTTAAATATTTTCTCAATAACATGGCAAATGATGGCGGAAGTTTTGGCTTTTCTCTTTCATAATTTGTTAGAGTTATATACTTATATTTACCAATGCTTATAACAAGTTCTCTACTTCCGCCTTCAGGAACGTGAATTTTTAAAATCAACTCTCTGTTGTTTTCGTTATCAATTAAAAATGCTTTATCTAATCTACCATTAATTAAGCTTTGTAATTCATCAACAACACAGCAAACATCAACATTAGTCATTTCAGTTTTCATAATATCACCAGAAAAGTTTATCTATCAATCTTTTAGTAAAAGGTTGATCAAAACGGATGCATTGACTCGCTCCACTCGGCAATGCCTCTTAGACTAAAGTGGGGCTGAACGTAGTGAAGCCCCCGCTCTGGGTATCCCAATAGGGCGGAGCCCTATGGTAAGGAAGGGCTTTTAGCCCCTCATAATACCTCTTAAATAAAATAAGGCTGAATGTAGCGAAGTCGCTCTGGGGTATCCCGAACAGCCTTTTAGAAAAAGCCTGGGGAAACCTAATTTTGATGAAACTTTTCATAAAAGTTTCATACCAATAAGGGCTTAGTTCCGAAGGTTATTTATTTCAATTATGATATTTTATTATTTGTGATAATATGGAGAGAGAAGAGTTTTTGAGATATTTGAGGCAAGGTAAGTATGATAAATTATCTAAGTTAATTAATAGCAATCCAGATATTTTAAAGTTTTTAGACGAGCTATTTATATCAAACAAAAAAGATGACATTAGGAGGGCATTGTTGGTTTTAAAGAGGTTGGACAAAAAAATAATTGGGAGATATTTATTTTATGTTTTATTGGCTTTAAATGAAAGAAGAATTATAGCTAAAGAGGCAGAAGATGTTTTAAAAAAGTTAAGTAATAAAGAGAAGGTTGACGATGCAATAATTGAAATTTCAAAGAGAGATTTAGATGAGAAAGTTGTTTATTTATTTTTAAAGAATATGAAATACGAGAATGTATTTTTTAAAGCTATTCTTGAGTATACAAAGACCAAAAATATATACGATGGGATAAAAGTTTTATTAAAAAAATACAACTCAGATATTTTAAAAATTTTAGCTAATAAGCTTTATTCAAAAGAAAAGGATGAAAGAGAGTTAGTAGTTGATATACTATTAAATATAGTTGATTCGTTAGATGAAAATCAAAAAGATATTTTAAAAAGTTTTTTGAATTTAACGTTGCTGGGCGATGAAGATAAAAGGTTATACAAAAAATTTAAACAGTTATTTGGAAAATTAAATATTAAAGTTGAGCTTTCAGATGAAGAGCTAAAATATTTACTAAAATCACATGGAAAAAATATTTTAAATGTAATTTTAAGAGAAGAAGTTAAAATTCCGTCAGATTTTTACGATAAGGAATTTTTAAAAGAGTTTTTATATAAAGGGAATGAGGAAAAACAGTTTGTTGGAGTCAAATTAATATCATTAAAAAAGGATTCGAAAACTAAGGTTGATTTGTTATTTAAATTTTTAAATTATGGTTATGGTAAGGCAAAAACTTCGGCAATAAGGGAGCTTAAAAAGATAGCAAAAAACAATAAAGATTTAAGGGAGTATATTGAAAATAAAGCGTTTATTTATGCAAGAAAGATGAATTTAGGATTAAAAATATCATCGTTGAGGATATTAAAAGAATTTGCAAAAAAAGAGTATTTGGAGTTTTTAATTAACGAGCATAAAAGGTTAAAAAACTTAATTTATAAATTGGAAGAAGAGAAGTTTATGGGCGGATTTAGGCATATGTTGATGATGGAGGAGGAGATAAGGAAATGTAATGTTGCCATGGGAATTATAGAGGAGATTATAGCGGAGATTTGTTTAAAGTATAATATACACTACAACGATTTAAAGATAGCTGAAAAAATTGGATATGAGTTTTATAAAACAATTGAATTGATAGGGGCTAAAAATCTAAATTTAATAGATATTTATGAGCTTTTAGATGATATTGAAAGAAATGGAGAGCTTATAGTTCATTTAACTGAAATTGTAATTAATAATAAAATAAGTGATGATTTGGCTGAAAAAATTTTAGAAATAACTGAAAAGGCAGATATGGAAGATAAAGATTTGCTAAATGCGAACAAAATTATGATTTACGCATCATTGAACAGAGTTGATAAAATTGGAGAGATTATAAATTTGGCGGTTGGCTATTATTCAAAATTAGCTTTTATTAATGCTATCAAAAAATTTATAGATGAAAAATTGTTGGATAAAGAAAAAATAAATCTATTAATTCCAAAAATTGCTGAAATGATATTTGCAACAAAAAAATTAAGGCTGATGGCATTAGAATTCTTTAAAGAGCATCCCAATGAGCTTGTCATTCCAATATTAATAAATGAGATTGGAAGTTATAAAGGAGAGGAGAAGTTGATGGTGGATGTTATATCAAACGTTATATTTAAATATCCGAATAGCATACATAGTATTGGGAATTTGTTGAATACTGATAAAAGAAAGCTATGCCTAAAAATATTTTATAAGGTTAGTCAAAAGATGCCTGAACTTTTGGAAGATTATATTTACTTACTTGCTGGAATCTATAACTCTGCAGATAATGAAGATAAAAAGTTAATAAAAAAGATTTTGAAAAATATTGTTAATGAAGAGCAAAAGGCAATATTAAAGCCGATAGTTGGTGAGTTATAATAAAAATAATAAAAATTTTTGGAAGATGACTATGAGAAGGGATGAATACTTTGAAAAATTATTGGAAGTTATTGAAGAGTTAAAAATTGAAGCAGAGGAAAAGCCAATCATTGTTGAAGGAAAAAGGGATGTGGAAAGCTTAGAGAAATTAGGTATTGAAGGAACTTTTATTGTAATATCTAAAACTCCTGTTTATTTAATAGCTGATGAACTTGTAAGAAAGGGAATTAAAGAAGTTATCTTGTTGACTGACTTTGATAGAAGGGGTAGGCTATTAGCTAAAGCCATAGTAGAAGAGTTTAGACATAGAGGGATTAAAGTGAATACAAAGCTAAGACACGAGATATTTATTTACACAAATAGTGGAATTAAGGATATAGAGAGCTTGTTTTCATACGTCAATAAGAGGTCGTTCTAATAAAAAACAGAGAATTAGAAATTAATATATATGATGTCCTAAATAATTAAAATGTGGAATAATAATATCCAATATGGAGTTGTCCAATATGAAAATAATAAAAAAAGTGCTATCCAATAGGGGGCAGGTGTCGATGGAAATTATCATCTTAGCGTCTGCAGCCGTTTTAACTTCAATAATTGCTGCATATTTTTTTGTAAAATCCGTAAAAAATTCGGGGGAAGGGGAAAATAAAGTTGGGGAAAAGGCACAAAAATTTTTAAACGTTACTGAAAATAAATCCTCACATTTCGTGAGATTGTTAAATAATTCTAGTATATAATTTAGGATCATGTTAATTAAATGTTTTATAAATCATGAAATTCAAAAATTATATATACTTTTACATTACAAATATTAACTGTACATAGTTAGATTTTAATTATGGTGTTGAGGTGGGTAAGATGAAATTATTGAAAAAATTATTATCAAAGAAAGGGCAGTTATCAATGGAAGTTGGAGTTTTAGTCGCAGCTGCTGTATTAGTTGCAATTGTTGCAGGTTATTACTATGTAAAAAATGCTAGTTCAGCAGCTCAAAAAGCAGGAACACAAGCTGAAAACTTCACAAATATTACTGAAGAAAAAACTACATCATACATTAATAAATTAGATACCGAGGTACAATAAATTTGTTTAGCATATTATTTCTAATTATACTCTTACTACTTTTTTATTTATATTTTAATATTTTATTTTTTAAGAATCCAAAATTTATATAAATATTTTATATTTAATATCAAATATTTTTGGTGATAGGTTTATGATTCTTAGCGACAAAGATATTATTGACTATGTTACATCAAAAAGAATCATCATAAATCCATTTAATAGAAATTTCGTAGGACCTTGCTCATACGACGTAACCTTAGGAGATGAGTTTATAATTTATGATGATGAGGTCTATGATTTATCAAAAGAGCTAAATTACAAAAGAATAAAGATAAAAAACTCTATTTTGGTTTGCCCATTAAATTACAATTTAACTGAAGAAAAAATCAACTATTTTAAAGAAAAATATAATGTTGATTACGTCGTTGAAGGAGGAATTTTAGGTACAACAAATGAGTATATAGAGCTACCTAATGATATATGTGCTCAATATCAGGGTAGAAGTAGTTTAGGTAGAGTTTTTTTAACATCTCACCAAACCGCTGGATGGATCGATGCTGGTTTTAAGGGAAAGATTACCTTGGAAATTGTTGCATTTGATAAGCCAGTTATTTTATACAAAAATCAGAGAATTGGGCAGTTGATATTTAGCAAACTGCTCTCTCCAGCAGATGTTGGATATTCAGAGAGAAAAGGTTCTAAATACAGTTATCAGAAAACAGTGATGCCATCTTTAATACATTTGGATAATCATAAAAAATAAACAAAAAATAAAATTTAATTTAAAAAGTTACTTTCTCTTTTTTACCATTTCATACAACATTGCCTGCAGTCCATGATATTTAACCATTCCAGCTAACTCTCTCTGGTCAACATCTTTTTCATCAAATGAAACCATCTCCTTACTATACAAAGCGTAAGGGCTTTCCCTACCAACAACCCTTGCAGTTCCACCAAATAACTTAACTTTAACCGTTCCAGTAACTCTTTCCTGAGTTTTATCAATAAATGCATCTAAATCCTCTCTTAATGGGTCAAACCACAATCCTTTATAGATTAACTCTCCATATATGCTATCAACAATTTCTTTAAATCTGAGTTCATCCCTTGTTAAAACTAACTGTTCTAAAGCTTTGTGGGCAGTTAATAATAAAACAGCTCCTGGACATTCATAGTTTTCTCTTGATTTTAAGCCAATAATTCTATCTTCCATGATGTCTATTCTTCCAATACCATGCCTTCCAGCGATTTCATTAGCTTTCTTTATAAGATCAACTGGATTCAACTTCTCTCCATTGATAGCTACTGGAACCCCTTTTTCAAATTTAATTTCAACAATTTCCTCCTCTTTATCTTCAACTGGGTTTTTAGTCCATGCGTATATCTCTTCTGGAGGAACAAAATCAGGATTTTCCAACTCACTACCTTCAATACTTCTTCCCCATAAGTTTTCGTCTATGCTGTATTTCTTACTTTCAGTAGGGATTGGAATGCCTTTTTCTTTTGCATATTCAATTTCTTCAACTCTTGTTAAGTTTAAATCCCTAATTGGTGCAATAATCTTTAAATCTGGGGCTTTAATTCTTATTGTTGTTTCAAATCTAAACTGGTCATTTCCTTTTCCAGTGCATCCATGAGCTACAGCTTCAGCTCCAACTTCTTTAGCGACTTCAATAACTTTATAGGCGATTAAAGGTCTTGCCAAAGCGGTTGATAATGGGTAGCCTTCATACATTGCATTTGCCTTTATAGCCTTGAATATATAATCTTTAACAAACTCCTCCTTTGCATCTATTGTGTAGTGTTTTAAAACTCCCAACTTTTTAGCTTTCTCTTCAACTTCTTTTATTTCTTCTTCTGGCTGTCCAACATCTACACAGACGGAAACTACTTTATATCCATACTTGTCTTCCAATAATTTTAAGCAACAGCTTGTATCTAGCCCTCCAGAATATGCTAAAACAGCTATTCTCTCCATGGCAATCCCTCATAAATATTTTATACTTTGTGAAGGTTAACTATAAACCTTAGGGTTTTTGTATTTTATGCTTAACTACTTTATGGATATATAATTATCCTTGAATGAAACAAATCTATAAATTGGGGATAGAATGGTAAAAGTGGAAAAAAACGGAAAAAAAGTATGTGTAATTGGTTTAGGATATATTGGCTTACCAACCGCTTCAATGTTGGCCATACATGGGTTTGAGGTTATTGGTGTGGATATAAATGAGAAAAGGGTAGAGGAGATTAAAGAGTTAAGTTTTAAAACTACAGAAAAAGATTTAGTGACTTTAGTTAGAGGAGCTATAAACTCTGGAAATTTAAAAGTGCAGGCAACTCCAGATAAGGCAGATGTTTTTATTATCTGTGTTCCAACGCCATGTATTGAGAATAATGGGGAAAAGAGATGTGATTTAAGCTATTTAGATAAAGCCATCGAAAATATAAAACCATATCTTGAAGATGGGAACTTAATAATAATTGAAAGCACAATACCTCCAGGAACTACAGATGAGATTTATGAATCATTATCAAAAGATAAAAAAGTTTATGTTGCCCACTGCCCAGAAAGAGTTTTGCCTGGAAATATATTAAAGGAATTGGTTGAGAATGATAGAGTTATTGGAGGAGTTGATAAAAAATCTGCTGAAATGGCGAAGGAAATTTATGAAAGCTTTGTTACTGGAGAGATTTATTTAACTGACGCTAAAACAGCAGAGATGGTTAAGTTAATGGAAAACACATATAGAGATGTTAATATCGCTTTAGCTAACGAGTTTGCAAAAATTTCAGAAGAGATTGGTATTAATGTCTGGGAAGCAATAGAGTTGGCAAATAAACATCCGAGGGTCAATATTTTAAAGCCAGGACCTGGTGTAGGGGGGCATTGCATAAGTATAGATCCATGGTTTATCGTTGAAAAATCAAAAAATGCCAAATTAATAAGAACTGCGAGAGAGTTGAACGATTCCATGCCGCTATTTGTTGTTGAAAAAATAAAAAAGATAATAAAAAAGGATAATGGAAAAGTTGCAATATTTGGAGTAACATACAAAGGTAATGTAGATGACACACGAGAAAGCCCAGCTGAGAAAGTTGTTGGTAAATTGATGGATGAAGGTTTTGATGTTAAATGCTATGATAAGTATGCAAGAGATTTTGTATATCCATTATTTAATTTAGATGAGGCTGTTGATGGGGCAGATATCATCATTGTGTTGGCTGAGCATGATGAGTATAAAAACTTCAGTGAGGACGAGATGAAACATATTGCCTCAAAGGTAAAAAATAAAATAATCCTTGACACCAAAAATATAATAAATAGAGATTTATGGGAGAAGGCAGGGTTTAAAGTCTATGTATTGGGTGATGGAAAGAATGCATAATCTAAATAACGTATATTTAAAAGAGTGTATTCATTTCTTGGATAGTTGTATTAACGCGTTAAAAGAATTTGATTTAAGAACTTTTGTGTCGAGGTTTTATTATGCAATGCTCTATCTACTAAATGCATTTGAATTCTATATTAAGGAGAATATAGATGATTGGCACAATAAAGATAGGTACGCAAATTTTAGCAAAAAGATTAGAAACTTTTTAATGGACTTAAAGCTGTATAGGCACGCATCTGACTATATTTTATCTCCAAGACTGGAGCATGGAAAGCACTATGAAGAGCACTGGGAAGAGTTTAAAGAGAGCTACCTGAAATTAAAATTTTTTCATTATTTGCATATATTGAGGCAAGAACTTTATAGCTATAGATACAACCAACTCATCGCAATCATCATTGAAAAGCTTGAAATCATTGAAAAACTCTTAAAATTATATATAATGTTAGAGGAATGACCCATGGAAAAATTAATAAAAATATTAAAACAATTTGGCATTTACAATGAATATTTGAAAATTTTAGACGTAAATATCGACGGAGATAGGTATCTAACTATTTTAACGCCTACTACGTTAGATTGGATAGAAGAAGAGGAGATTGAGGAAATTTTAGAGGATGTTTTTAAAAATGTGAGGGTTAAGATTTCAAGACTTCCCTTAAATAAATTTATTAAGGTTTATTTGGAAAAAAACGTTAAAAATAAAGCTTATGGGGAAAATATTGAAAATATTGAAATAGAAGGGGAAAATTATGCATTGTATATTGATTGGAAGAATAAAAAAATAATTATTCATAAATTCAATGGAAAGAAACCTATAAAAGAGAGTTGTAAGCTCTCATCAAATTGGGAAACAATGTGGGGGATTTGGGTTTTGGGGTTTGAAAGTAAAGAAAAGGCTAAGGAATTCGCTGAAAACCTTGCAGATGAAATCTATAAATATTATGTCATAGATTTTGATATAGAAGAGCATAGGAGATGTTTAAGTGAAGATAAATAAAGGTGGTAGAATGATTAAAGTAGCAGTTACTGGAGCTTTGGGAAGGATGGGGAGCAATATAATCAAAACCATAACTCAACAAGATGATATGGAAGTTGTTGCTGCCTTTGAAGTTCCAAATCATCCAAAAAAAGGAGAAGATGTAGGGGAGTTAATAGGTATTGGGAAGATTGGAGTTCCATTGTCAACTGCAGATGAGTTAGATAAAGTTTTAAAAGAAACAAAGCCAGACGTTTTGGTTGATTTTACCATAGCTCATGCATGTGTTGAAAATGTAAAAATAGCCGCTAAAAATGGAGTTAATTTAGTTATAGGAACTACTGGGTTTACTGAAGAGCAGAAGGAAGAGATTGAGAAGGCAATAAAAGAAAATAACGTTGCTGCAGTAATATCTCAAAACTTTGCAATAGGAGTTAATATATTCTTTAAAACCTTGGAGTTTTTGGCTAAGAAACTTGGAGATTATGACATTGAGATTGTGGAAATGCACCACAGGTTTAAAAAAGACGCTCCTTCAGGAACTGCTTTGAGAGCAGCTGAGATTATAAAAGCAAATAGAGGAATTGATAGTGTTTTTGTATTCGGAAGAGAAGGGATGACTGGGGAGAGGAAGAAAGAGGAGATAGGAATTCATGCATTAAGAGGAGGAGATGTTGTAGGAGATCATACAGTTATATTTGCTGGAGATGGTGAGAGGATTGAGCTAACTCACAGGGCAAGTAGTAGGCAGGCATTTGTTAATGGCGTTATATTGGCTATAAGATACATCGCCAACAAAAAAGAAGGTATTTACAACACATTTGACGTTTTGGGATTGAATGAGATTAAATTTTAAATTCTGAATATCAATTATTCAATCAATAGCCAAAAATTTTAAATAAGATAAGAGTTATTAAATAAAATAGTCATTTTCTAACCCTACCTCAAAGTAGGTAGGGTGCATATTTTTTACCGCACCCCATAGTGGGTGCGGTGCATCTATTAACAAAATTTAAAGATTAAGTTATTCACCGTTTAAGTTAGATTCTGTTTCTTCTTCTTCAGAGCTATTTTCCAAACTATCATC encodes:
- a CDS encoding class III signal peptide-containing protein, producing MKLLKKLLSKKGQLSMEVGVLVAAAVLVAIVAGYYYVKNASSAAQKAGTQAENFTNITEEKTTSYINKLDTEVQ
- a CDS encoding class III signal peptide-containing protein yields the protein MKIIKKVLSNRGQVSMEIIILASAAVLTSIIAAYFFVKSVKNSGEGENKVGEKAQKFLNVTENKSSHFVRLLNNSSI
- the dapB gene encoding 4-hydroxy-tetrahydrodipicolinate reductase is translated as MIKVAVTGALGRMGSNIIKTITQQDDMEVVAAFEVPNHPKKGEDVGELIGIGKIGVPLSTADELDKVLKETKPDVLVDFTIAHACVENVKIAAKNGVNLVIGTTGFTEEQKEEIEKAIKENNVAAVISQNFAIGVNIFFKTLEFLAKKLGDYDIEIVEMHHRFKKDAPSGTALRAAEIIKANRGIDSVFVFGREGMTGERKKEEIGIHALRGGDVVGDHTVIFAGDGERIELTHRASSRQAFVNGVILAIRYIANKKEGIYNTFDVLGLNEIKF
- a CDS encoding toprim domain-containing protein; its protein translation is MRRDEYFEKLLEVIEELKIEAEEKPIIVEGKRDVESLEKLGIEGTFIVISKTPVYLIADELVRKGIKEVILLTDFDRRGRLLAKAIVEEFRHRGIKVNTKLRHEIFIYTNSGIKDIESLFSYVNKRSF
- a CDS encoding nucleotide sugar dehydrogenase — encoded protein: MVKVEKNGKKVCVIGLGYIGLPTASMLAIHGFEVIGVDINEKRVEEIKELSFKTTEKDLVTLVRGAINSGNLKVQATPDKADVFIICVPTPCIENNGEKRCDLSYLDKAIENIKPYLEDGNLIIIESTIPPGTTDEIYESLSKDKKVYVAHCPERVLPGNILKELVENDRVIGGVDKKSAEMAKEIYESFVTGEIYLTDAKTAEMVKLMENTYRDVNIALANEFAKISEEIGINVWEAIELANKHPRVNILKPGPGVGGHCISIDPWFIVEKSKNAKLIRTARELNDSMPLFVVEKIKKIIKKDNGKVAIFGVTYKGNVDDTRESPAEKVVGKLMDEGFDVKCYDKYARDFVYPLFNLDEAVDGADIIIVLAEHDEYKNFSEDEMKHIASKVKNKIILDTKNIINRDLWEKAGFKVYVLGDGKNA
- the rqcH gene encoding ribosome rescue protein RqcH; protein product: MKTEMTNVDVCCVVDELQSLINGRLDKAFLIDNENNRELILKIHVPEGGSRELVISIGKYKYITLTNYEREKPKLPPSFAMLLRKYLKNAKLVKIEQVNFDRIVIFHFETKEGIYKLVVELFGEGNAIFLNNENVIIAPLRVERWSTRKIVPKEEYKFPPQKPLNPYNLDFSIAYEVFKDYFLNNKDVECVRLISRIFGIGGLYAEEICERAGIDKKKKDLNEDEIKNLFEASKNLFNEIFNNKKPQIVLKDDRYFDVVPIDLKKYDGLEKKYYNSFLEAVDDYFAKFLTNIVVKKEKSKIEREIEKQENILKRQMDTLKKYKEDAEKNQIKGDLIYANYQIVEELLSAIRQAREKMDWARIKKIVRENKEHPILGLIENINENVGEIVIRLKSEVDDKVIEERVSLDIRKNAFENAENYYEKAKKLKNKIEGIENAIELTKKKIEELKKKGEEELKEKEKLKMKKKVRKERKWYEKFKWTVINGFLVIAGKDAITNEIIIKKYTDKDDIVFHADIQGAPFTVIKTEGREVDEETLEEVAKFSVSHSRAWKLGYGAIDTYWVKPEQISKTAESGEYLKRGAFVIRGERHYYRNTPLELGIGVIEYDGDIKITTAPPKTLQKSFIKWVLLKPSNKEKGKVVKELKEIFKDYGVDDEDILRVLPPGGCEIVKK
- a CDS encoding argininosuccinate synthase, yielding MERIAVLAYSGGLDTSCCLKLLEDKYGYKVVSVCVDVGQPEEEIKEVEEKAKKLGVLKHYTIDAKEEFVKDYIFKAIKANAMYEGYPLSTALARPLIAYKVIEVAKEVGAEAVAHGCTGKGNDQFRFETTIRIKAPDLKIIAPIRDLNLTRVEEIEYAKEKGIPIPTESKKYSIDENLWGRSIEGSELENPDFVPPEEIYAWTKNPVEDKEEEIVEIKFEKGVPVAINGEKLNPVDLIKKANEIAGRHGIGRIDIMEDRIIGLKSRENYECPGAVLLLTAHKALEQLVLTRDELRFKEIVDSIYGELIYKGLWFDPLREDLDAFIDKTQERVTGTVKVKLFGGTARVVGRESPYALYSKEMVSFDEKDVDQRELAGMVKYHGLQAMLYEMVKKRK
- the dcd gene encoding dCTP deaminase — protein: MILSDKDIIDYVTSKRIIINPFNRNFVGPCSYDVTLGDEFIIYDDEVYDLSKELNYKRIKIKNSILVCPLNYNLTEEKINYFKEKYNVDYVVEGGILGTTNEYIELPNDICAQYQGRSSLGRVFLTSHQTAGWIDAGFKGKITLEIVAFDKPVILYKNQRIGQLIFSKLLSPADVGYSERKGSKYSYQKTVMPSLIHLDNHKK